A single Anopheles maculipalpis chromosome 3RL, idAnoMacuDA_375_x, whole genome shotgun sequence DNA region contains:
- the LOC126564053 gene encoding non-lysosomal glucosylceramidase isoform X1 has translation MDGDSVQSMSDFKQQVAAVPQYGLKLKFNHVFGDTRNQNLRPSIRQLLPIVPMALRYIPYYWKVSREGRQVLMDYWYTENGKQIYGAPLGGIGAGTIGRGFAGEFCRYQLKPGLYEYNTVHANQFIVTIKDEAGATIFHSLLSTYSQRSTNEHTTSNRGSAKSRRYSRPKNPLGSWESALDAGKCSYTALYPRAWSEYDLSEHGIRLVQRQISPIIPHDYKESSLPCGVFVWTVENVCDKDRQVTLTFTFKNGTGTKKQDAEGASETSAFTQGNARGVSIRQTIADMQCTYCVSCRSSSEINLTRCERFDPTGNGEKLWNDLKEHGHLTEKSNDETLKSKDVAVAVSGQILVQPGTTSQLEFALVWDMPKVHFQKRGKEYHRYYTKYFGKSGDAGPMISDYALTNYGKWERLIDEWQRPILDDADLPDWYKSAIFNELYFIADGGSVWLTMDDQSDLPYDDPRLAYGRYSYLEGHEYRMYTTYDVHFYASHALASLWPNLQVSIQYDYKDSIEREITEGRKHLYDGKVIPRKIKNSVPHDLGDPAEEPFDLINAYPIHDVSEWRDLNIKFILQVYRDYYTLNHYAQLNAENASKFSSIEFIDKESMYDTYIQDNRNKPNGGNSPTDNKAANRKSASMYINETNGKVYLMDALTYLKAMYPACRTVLERSLEWDKDDDGLIENSKSPDQTYDTWVMDGPSAYCGGLWLASLHCMSTMASLLDQTEDSDRYKAILDKGRTSFEEKLWNGTYYRFDAQSGSKNSIMSDQLCGHWYLRACGFDYDVFPKENVRLAMRTIYENNVMRFCGGQLGAVNGYVPSGQPTKEGRPDTSTIQGEEVWTGVTYALASTMIHEGMFEEAFQTAGGLYQALSERIGMNFETPEALYAERHYRAIGYMRPLSIWSMQTAWEMKKLRRD, from the exons ATGGACGGCGACAGTGTGCAATCGATGAGTGACTTTAAACAACAAGTGGCCGCCGTGCCGCAGTACGGTTTAAAGCTCAAGTTCAACCATGTCTTTGGTGACACGCGTAACCAAAATCTGCGCCCATCCATTCGTCAGCTGCTGCCCATCGTTCCGATGGCTTTGAg ATACATTCCCTATTACTGGAAGGTTTCGCGCGAGGGCCGCCAGGTGCTGATGGACTACTGGTACACGGAGAACGGCAAGCAGATCTACGGTGCACCGCTCGGTGGCATTGGCGCCGGTACGATTGGGCGCGGGTTTGCCGGCGAGTTCTGCCGCTACCAGCTAAAGCCGGGCCTGTACGAGTACAACACCGTACACGCCAATCAGTTCATCGTAACCATTAAGGACGAAGCTGGCGCCACCATATTCCACAGTCTGCTGTCGACCTAcag TCAACGTTCCACTAACGAGCATACTACATCGAACCGTGGTTCTGCCAAATCGCGTCGTTACAGCCGGCCCAAAAATCCACTCGGCAGCTGGGAAAGTGCGCTGGATGCTGGCAAGTGCAGCTACACGGCCCTGTATCCACGTGCCTGGTCCGAGTACGATCTGAGCGAGCACGGCATCCGGCTGGTGCAGCGACAGATTTCACCGATCATTCCGCATGACTACAAGGAAAGCTCGCTCCCGTGCGGTGTGTTCGTGTGGACGGTCGAGAACGTGTGCGACAAGGATCGGCAGGTGACGCTTACGTTTACGTTCAAGAACGGTACCGGTACGAAAAAGCAGGACGCTGAGGGAGCCAGCGAGACGAGCGCGTTTACTCAGGGCAATGCACGTGGCGTTTCGATACGCCAAACGATTGCCGATATGCAATGTACGTACTGTGTGAGTTGCCGTAGCTCGTCCGAAATCAATTTGACCCGTTGCGAGCGGTTCGATCCGACCGGAAATGGGGAAAAGCTGTGGAACGATCTGAAGGAGCATGGCCATCTGACGGAGAAATCCAACGATGAGACACTGAAGT CGAAAGACGTTGCCGTTGCCGTGAGTGGACAGATACTTGTACAGCCCGGCACCACATCTCAGCTAGAATTCGCGCTCGTGTGGGACATGCCGAAGGTACATTTTCAGAAGCGTGGCAAGGAATATCATCGCTACTACACGAAGTACTTCGGCAAGAGTGGCGATGCGGGGCCGATGATTTCGGACTATGCGCTTACCAATTACGGAAAGTGGGAAAGATTGATCGATGAATGGCAACGACCAATACTGGATGATGC AGATCTTCCGGATTGGTACAAAAGTGCAATCTTCAACGAGCTATACTTTATAGCAGACGGTGGCAGTGTGTGGTTAACGATGGACGATCAGTCCGATCTGCCGTACGATGATCCTCGGCTGGCGTATGGGCGTTACTCCTACCTAGAGGGCCACGAGTACCGCATGTACACAACGTACGATGTGCACTTCTATGCATCGCATGCATTAGCGAGCCTGTGGCCCAATTTACAG GTTAGCATCCAGTACGATTACAAGGATAGTATAGAGCGTGAAATTACCGAAGGAAGAAAGCATCTGTACGATGGAAAAGTGATTCCGCGAAAGATAAAAAACTCTGTGCCGCATGATCTCGGAGATCCTG CGGAAGAACCGTTTGATCTTATCAACGCTTACCCAATCCATGACGTGTCCGAATGGCGTGATCTAAACATCAAGTTCATACTGCAGGTATATCGCGATTACTACACGCTCAATCACTACGCCCAGCTAAACGCGGAAAATGCGAGCAAATTCAGCTCGATCGAGTTCATCGACAAGGAAAGCATGTACGACACGTACATACAAGATAATCGCAACAAACCGAACGGAGGCAACTCACCAACTGACAACAAGGCCGCAAACCGCAAATCGGCCTCGATGTACATCAACGAAACGAACGGCAAGGTGTATCTGATGGATGCACTCACCTATCTGAAAGCGATGTACCCCGCGTGCCGAACGGTCCTCGAACGTTCGCTCGAATGGGACAAGGACGATGATGGGTTGATCGAAAACAGTAAATCCCCGGACCAAACGTACGACACGTGGGTGATGGATGGTCCAAGCGCGTACTGTGGCGGGTTATGGCTTGCCAGCCTTCACTGCATGTCTACCATGGCAAGTTTGCTCGACCAGACCGAGGATAGTGATCGTTACAAAGCGATCCTCGACAAAGGGCGTACCTCGTTTGAGGAAAAGCTTTGGAACGGTACGTACTATCGGTTTGACGCACAAAGTGGTTCGAAGAATAGCATCATGTCGGATCAGCTGTGCGGACACTGGTATCTACGGGCGTGCGGATTTGATTATGATGTGTTTCCGAAGGAAAATGTTCGGTTAGCGATGCGCACCATTTACGAGAACAATGTTATGCGATTCTGTGGCGGACAGCTCGGTGCGGTCAATGGGTACGTACCGAGCGGGCAACCGACCAAGGAAGGACGTCCGGATACGTCCACTATCCAGGGCGAGGAGGTATGGACGGGTGTTACTTATGCGCTTGCCTCGACCATGATACACGAGGGTATGTTCGAGGAAGCGTTCCAAACGGCGGGCGGACTATATCAGGCACTGTCCGAGCGGATCGGCATGAACTTTGAAACGCCAGAAGCGCTGTACGCGGAGCGACACTACCGTGCGATCGGTTATATGCGCCCGCTCAGCATATGGTCAATGCAGACGGCGTGGGAAATGAAGAAGCTGCGTCGTGATTAA
- the LOC126564053 gene encoding non-lysosomal glucosylceramidase isoform X2 produces MDGDSVQSMSDFKQQVAAVPQYGLKLKFNHVFGDTRNQNLRPSIRQLLPIVPMALRYIPYYWKVSREGRQVLMDYWYTENGKQIYGAPLGGIGAGTIGRGFAGEFCRYQLKPGLYEYNTVHANQFIVTIKDEAGATIFHSLLSTYSRPKNPLGSWESALDAGKCSYTALYPRAWSEYDLSEHGIRLVQRQISPIIPHDYKESSLPCGVFVWTVENVCDKDRQVTLTFTFKNGTGTKKQDAEGASETSAFTQGNARGVSIRQTIADMQCTYCVSCRSSSEINLTRCERFDPTGNGEKLWNDLKEHGHLTEKSNDETLKSKDVAVAVSGQILVQPGTTSQLEFALVWDMPKVHFQKRGKEYHRYYTKYFGKSGDAGPMISDYALTNYGKWERLIDEWQRPILDDADLPDWYKSAIFNELYFIADGGSVWLTMDDQSDLPYDDPRLAYGRYSYLEGHEYRMYTTYDVHFYASHALASLWPNLQVSIQYDYKDSIEREITEGRKHLYDGKVIPRKIKNSVPHDLGDPAEEPFDLINAYPIHDVSEWRDLNIKFILQVYRDYYTLNHYAQLNAENASKFSSIEFIDKESMYDTYIQDNRNKPNGGNSPTDNKAANRKSASMYINETNGKVYLMDALTYLKAMYPACRTVLERSLEWDKDDDGLIENSKSPDQTYDTWVMDGPSAYCGGLWLASLHCMSTMASLLDQTEDSDRYKAILDKGRTSFEEKLWNGTYYRFDAQSGSKNSIMSDQLCGHWYLRACGFDYDVFPKENVRLAMRTIYENNVMRFCGGQLGAVNGYVPSGQPTKEGRPDTSTIQGEEVWTGVTYALASTMIHEGMFEEAFQTAGGLYQALSERIGMNFETPEALYAERHYRAIGYMRPLSIWSMQTAWEMKKLRRD; encoded by the exons ATGGACGGCGACAGTGTGCAATCGATGAGTGACTTTAAACAACAAGTGGCCGCCGTGCCGCAGTACGGTTTAAAGCTCAAGTTCAACCATGTCTTTGGTGACACGCGTAACCAAAATCTGCGCCCATCCATTCGTCAGCTGCTGCCCATCGTTCCGATGGCTTTGAg ATACATTCCCTATTACTGGAAGGTTTCGCGCGAGGGCCGCCAGGTGCTGATGGACTACTGGTACACGGAGAACGGCAAGCAGATCTACGGTGCACCGCTCGGTGGCATTGGCGCCGGTACGATTGGGCGCGGGTTTGCCGGCGAGTTCTGCCGCTACCAGCTAAAGCCGGGCCTGTACGAGTACAACACCGTACACGCCAATCAGTTCATCGTAACCATTAAGGACGAAGCTGGCGCCACCATATTCCACAGTCTGCTGTCGACCTAcag CCGGCCCAAAAATCCACTCGGCAGCTGGGAAAGTGCGCTGGATGCTGGCAAGTGCAGCTACACGGCCCTGTATCCACGTGCCTGGTCCGAGTACGATCTGAGCGAGCACGGCATCCGGCTGGTGCAGCGACAGATTTCACCGATCATTCCGCATGACTACAAGGAAAGCTCGCTCCCGTGCGGTGTGTTCGTGTGGACGGTCGAGAACGTGTGCGACAAGGATCGGCAGGTGACGCTTACGTTTACGTTCAAGAACGGTACCGGTACGAAAAAGCAGGACGCTGAGGGAGCCAGCGAGACGAGCGCGTTTACTCAGGGCAATGCACGTGGCGTTTCGATACGCCAAACGATTGCCGATATGCAATGTACGTACTGTGTGAGTTGCCGTAGCTCGTCCGAAATCAATTTGACCCGTTGCGAGCGGTTCGATCCGACCGGAAATGGGGAAAAGCTGTGGAACGATCTGAAGGAGCATGGCCATCTGACGGAGAAATCCAACGATGAGACACTGAAGT CGAAAGACGTTGCCGTTGCCGTGAGTGGACAGATACTTGTACAGCCCGGCACCACATCTCAGCTAGAATTCGCGCTCGTGTGGGACATGCCGAAGGTACATTTTCAGAAGCGTGGCAAGGAATATCATCGCTACTACACGAAGTACTTCGGCAAGAGTGGCGATGCGGGGCCGATGATTTCGGACTATGCGCTTACCAATTACGGAAAGTGGGAAAGATTGATCGATGAATGGCAACGACCAATACTGGATGATGC AGATCTTCCGGATTGGTACAAAAGTGCAATCTTCAACGAGCTATACTTTATAGCAGACGGTGGCAGTGTGTGGTTAACGATGGACGATCAGTCCGATCTGCCGTACGATGATCCTCGGCTGGCGTATGGGCGTTACTCCTACCTAGAGGGCCACGAGTACCGCATGTACACAACGTACGATGTGCACTTCTATGCATCGCATGCATTAGCGAGCCTGTGGCCCAATTTACAG GTTAGCATCCAGTACGATTACAAGGATAGTATAGAGCGTGAAATTACCGAAGGAAGAAAGCATCTGTACGATGGAAAAGTGATTCCGCGAAAGATAAAAAACTCTGTGCCGCATGATCTCGGAGATCCTG CGGAAGAACCGTTTGATCTTATCAACGCTTACCCAATCCATGACGTGTCCGAATGGCGTGATCTAAACATCAAGTTCATACTGCAGGTATATCGCGATTACTACACGCTCAATCACTACGCCCAGCTAAACGCGGAAAATGCGAGCAAATTCAGCTCGATCGAGTTCATCGACAAGGAAAGCATGTACGACACGTACATACAAGATAATCGCAACAAACCGAACGGAGGCAACTCACCAACTGACAACAAGGCCGCAAACCGCAAATCGGCCTCGATGTACATCAACGAAACGAACGGCAAGGTGTATCTGATGGATGCACTCACCTATCTGAAAGCGATGTACCCCGCGTGCCGAACGGTCCTCGAACGTTCGCTCGAATGGGACAAGGACGATGATGGGTTGATCGAAAACAGTAAATCCCCGGACCAAACGTACGACACGTGGGTGATGGATGGTCCAAGCGCGTACTGTGGCGGGTTATGGCTTGCCAGCCTTCACTGCATGTCTACCATGGCAAGTTTGCTCGACCAGACCGAGGATAGTGATCGTTACAAAGCGATCCTCGACAAAGGGCGTACCTCGTTTGAGGAAAAGCTTTGGAACGGTACGTACTATCGGTTTGACGCACAAAGTGGTTCGAAGAATAGCATCATGTCGGATCAGCTGTGCGGACACTGGTATCTACGGGCGTGCGGATTTGATTATGATGTGTTTCCGAAGGAAAATGTTCGGTTAGCGATGCGCACCATTTACGAGAACAATGTTATGCGATTCTGTGGCGGACAGCTCGGTGCGGTCAATGGGTACGTACCGAGCGGGCAACCGACCAAGGAAGGACGTCCGGATACGTCCACTATCCAGGGCGAGGAGGTATGGACGGGTGTTACTTATGCGCTTGCCTCGACCATGATACACGAGGGTATGTTCGAGGAAGCGTTCCAAACGGCGGGCGGACTATATCAGGCACTGTCCGAGCGGATCGGCATGAACTTTGAAACGCCAGAAGCGCTGTACGCGGAGCGACACTACCGTGCGATCGGTTATATGCGCCCGCTCAGCATATGGTCAATGCAGACGGCGTGGGAAATGAAGAAGCTGCGTCGTGATTAA